A single genomic interval of Musa acuminata AAA Group cultivar baxijiao chromosome BXJ3-4, Cavendish_Baxijiao_AAA, whole genome shotgun sequence harbors:
- the LOC135634990 gene encoding cold shock domain-containing protein 4-like encodes MEGGGGKRMKGKVKWFNGAKGFGFITPDSGGEDLFVHQSSIKADGFRTLADGEDVEFSVAEGDDGRTKAVDVTAPDGGAVQGNGGRSGRGGRGGYGFNDRGGQGGGGGGRACYVCGEAGHMARDCYQGGSGGGGGGRACYNCGGTGHMARDCQQGGGGACYNCGEMGHFAKECPSTK; translated from the coding sequence ATGGAAGGAGGGGGAGGAAAGAGGATGAAGGGGAAGGTCAAGTGGTTCAACGGGGCGAAGGGGTTCGGCTTCATCACGCCGGACAGCGGCGGCGAGGACCTCTTCGTCCACCAGTCCTCCATCAAGGCCGACGGTTTCCGCACCCTCGCCGACGGGGAGGACGTCGAGTTCTCGGTTGCCGAGGGCGACGACGGCCGCACCAAGGCCGTCGATGTCACGGCACCCGACGGCGGAGCCGTCCAGGGAAACGGCGGCCGCAGCGGGAGGGGCGGCCGCGGCGGGTATGGGTTTAACGATCGAGGCGGGCAAGGTGGAGGCGGAGGCGGGCGCGCGTGTTACGTATGCGGGGAGGCGGGGCACATGGCGAGGGACTGCTACCAGGGCGGGAGCGGCGGCGGAGGTGGTGGTCGTGCGTGTTATAACTGCGGTGGGACGGGCCACATGGCGAGGGATTGCCAGCAGGGCGGCGGAGGGGCGTGCTACAACTGTGGGGAGATGGGGCACTTCGCCAAGGAGTGCCCTTCGACCAAGTGA
- the LOC135634546 gene encoding chaperone protein dnaJ 11, chloroplastic-like has translation MVYPHSLSSSQFLGLRVALPPRPNAGAAVSPRSLTVAAALSSSAASSLYEVLGVPASASGQEIKAAYRRLALECHPDVGASADQFLRVHAAYSTLSDPDKRADYDRRLVDSAAALAAAALDRRRRSTYSRSTSFPCGGRRTWETDQCW, from the coding sequence ATGGTATACCCCCACTCCCTATCCTCCTCCCAATTCCTCGGTCTCCGCGTCGCTCTACCTCCCCGCCCCAACGCCGGCGCCGCTGTGTCTCCGCGATCACTCACCGTCGCTGCCGCCCTCAgctcctccgccgcctcctcccTTTACGAGGTCCTCGGCGTCCCTGCCAGCGCCAGCGGCCAGGAGATCAAGGCAGCGTACCGACGGCTGGCGCTGGAGTGCCACCCGGACGTCGGGGCGTCCGCGGACCAGTTCCTGCGCGTCCATGCCGCCTACTCTACCCTCTCCGACCCCGACAAGCGCGCCGACTACGACCGTCGGCTGGTGGACTCGGCAGCTGCACTTGCGGCGGCGGCGCTCGACCGCCGCCGCCGGTCGACGTACTCGCGGTCCACGTCGTTCCCCTGTGGCGGCCGTCGTACTTGGGAGACCGACCAGTGCTGGTAA
- the LOC103977419 gene encoding protein MOS2 gives MEKETTAKISFTLSSSSSRPNPPAAQIPSQSFPDRGAVTACTQGDPGVEGEDGVAKPQFISVFDASQTLAVSHDARSVIIPPVPDAKTKCPLPVPAPDDDYMRWKFREDMKDLPQDRGLDEFKDIRVEDFPFAYLAGYGWSEGQVIGRNKMLADPKVVEHKRRYGTEGLGYHKRKKETRTLQQEEQIGGLCLSNEG, from the coding sequence ATGGAGAAAGAGACGACGGCAAAGATCTCCTTCACTCTTTCCTCATCCTCGTCTCGCCCCAATCCCCCCGCGGCCCAAATCCCGTCTCAATCCTTCCCCGACCGAGGAGCCGTCACCGCCTGCACCCAAGGAGACCCCGGAGTCGAGGGCGAGGATGGCGTCGCCAAGCCCCAGTTCATCTCCGTCTTCGACGCATCCCAAACCCTAGCCGTCTCCCACGACGCCAGGTCCGTCATCATCCCTCCCGTCCCGGACGCCAAGACGAAGTGCCCCCTCCCTGTTCCCGCCCCCGATGACGATTACATGCGCTGGAAGTTCAGAGAGGACATGAAGGATCTTCCCCAAGATCGTGGGTTGGATGAGTTTAAGGACATCAGGGTTGAGGACTTCCCGTTCGCCTATCTCGCTGGATATGGGTGGTCGGAGGGCCAGGTGATCGGGCGGAACAAGATGCTGGCAGATCCCAAGGTCGTTGAACACAAGAGGAGATATGGAACTGAAGGGCTCGGGTAtcacaagagaaagaaagaaactcgGACCCTGCAACAAGAAGAACAGATCGGTGGTCTGTGCTTGTCGAACGAGGGTTAG
- the LOC103977403 gene encoding 5'-3' exoribonuclease 4, which yields MGIPAFYRWLVDRYPLSVVQVREEAPVVVNGVQVPIDSSRPNPNGVEFDNLYLDMNGIVHPCFHPEDRPAPKSYDEVYKAVFVYIDHLFSLVRPRKLLYMAIDGVAPRAKMNQQRARRFRAAKDRADAAAEAEKLRDDFESQPEKLCNPEEINKMDSNVITPGTEFMALLSSALRYYICLRINSDPGWRGIKVILSDASVPGEGEHKIASYIRSQRNLPGFDPNARHCLYGLDADLIMLALATHEIHFSILREDVRVARRTERTSKFENKNKSSSKEGKVWNHEVNHEVPRKKFQFLNIWVLRDYLQHDLKIFGAKMKIDLERLIDDFVFICLFVGNDFLPHVPSLEISEGAIDLLMTVYKKEFAAMGGYLTNSFEVNLERVEHFLQIVGSHESAIFRKRIQLQREMNSHLRDAVEVEQKIGSIWMKSFERSANFLGRSKPNSTASVLKGQVQQGEEEWKEEYYSEKFEVKSEDECQKLKRHAVEKYVEGICWVMHYYYQGVCSWQWFYPYHYAPFASDFLDLKDLEVQFKLGIPFKPFNQLMGVLPAASAHALPLRYRNLMTDPSSSIIDFYPADFELDMNGKRFSWQAVCKLPFVDESRLLAEVKRVEYTLTDDEKQRNSWSMDMLFVHFSHPLTSKIRSFYRRKKDHPKLPKTKLKKRIDPKISSGMNGFIYISDKTIFSPENFSPIEGMTLITKNKTIFVYYKIPPIQTHISKIPSGVILPNKSISKKDVQPAPVLWHERSMFMRKNLERPLSHAIAGHRLSQLACSLVSNHYRERKQAVNVDVQCKMQKMLEQRTIHESNGNGNVLGKRKHRGGSRRKKKVQVMSQESGQNTSNLGKRKRGGHGRHKRKRN from the exons ATGGGAATTCCCGCTTTCTACCGGTGGCTGGTCGATCGGTACCCCCTCTCGGTGGTGCAGGTCCGCGAAGAAGCTCCCGTGGTCGTCAATGGCGTCCAGGTTCCAATCGACTCGAGCAGGCCGAACCCTAATGGCGTCGAGTTCGACAACCTCTATCTTGATATGAACGGCATCGTCCACCCTTGCTTCCATCCAGAAGATCGG CCTGCTCCCAAGTCGTATGACGAGGTTTACAAGGCAGTGTTCGTGTACATTGATCACCTTTTCTCCTTGGTTCGTCCTCGGAAGCTCCTGTACATGGCAATCG ATGGAGTAGCTCCCAGAGCGAAGATGAATCAGCAGCGAGCGAGGCGGTTCAGGGCTGCTAAAGATAGAGCTGATGCA GCAGCAGAGGCAGAGAAGCTGAGAGATGACTTCGAGTCTCAGCCTGAGAAATTATGCAATCCAGAAGAAATCAACAAAATGGATTCAAATGTCATCACACCTGGGACTGAGTTCATGGCTTTGTTGTCGTCTGCCCTTCGGTATTACATTTGCTTAAGAATAAATAGTGATCCTGGATGGCGAGGTATTAAG GTCATTCTATCCGATGCTAGTGTGCCGGGTGAGGGCGAGCACAAAATAGCATCATATATTCGCTCACAGAGGAACCTTCCTGGATTTGACCCAAATGCAAGACATTGTTTGTATGGTTTG GATGCTGACTTAATCATGCTTGCACTAGCAACACATGAAATACATTTTTCTATACTAAGAGAG GACGTTCGTGTTGCAAGGCGTACCGAAAGAACTTCAAAATTTGAAAACAAAAACAAGTCTTCAAGTAAAGAAGGGAAAGTGTGGAATCATGAAGTTAACCATGAGGTGCCAAGAAAAAAATTCCAG TTTCTCAATATATGGGTACTGAGAGACTACTTGCAACATGACCTGAAAATATTTGGTGCCAAAATGAAGATTGACTTGGAGCgcttgattgatgattttgttttcATATGTTTGTTTGTTGGAAATGACTTTCTTCCCCATGTTCCTTCTCTAGAAATTTCGGAG GGAGCAATTGATCTGCTTATGACCGTCTACAAAAAGGAGTTTGCTGCAATGGGTGGTTATTTAACCAACTCTTTTGAG GTGAACCTGGAACGGGTTGAGCATTTCCTACAGATAGTTGGATCTCATGAAAGTGCTATCTTTCGAAAGCGCATTCAG TTACAGAGGGAAATGAATAGTCATTTGCGAGATGCTGTGGAGGTCGAACAGAAAATAGGATCT ATTTGGATGAAGAGTTTCGAGAGGTCTGCAAATTTTCTCGGCAGAAGCAAGCCAAATAGTACAGCATCTG TATTGAAGGGGCAGGTACAGCAGGGAGAAGAGGAGTGGAAAGAAGAGTACTATTCTGAGAAGTTTGAAGTCAAGTCTGAAGATGAATGCCAGAAACTCAAGAGACATGCA GTTGAAAAGTATGTTGAAGGGATCTGCTGGGTCATGCACTACTACTACCAAGGAGTCTGTTCCTGGCAATG GTTTTATCCATAtcactatgctccatttgcttcaGATTTTCTTGACTTGAAGGACTTGGAAGTTCAGTTTAAACTTGGAATCCCATTCAAGCCATTTAATCAACTTATGGGTGTACTTCCTGCTGCAAG TGCACATGCACTGCCTTTGCGTTACAGGAATTTGATGACTGATCCATCTTCTTCGATAATTGATTTTTATCCAGCAG ATTTTGAGCTTGATATGAATGGTAAGCGTTTCTCCTGGCAG GCAGTATGTAAACTACCATTCGTTGACGAATCCCGCCTTCTTGCGGAAGTAAAAAGAGTAGAATACACATTAACG GATGATGAAAAGCAAAGGAACAGCTGGAGTATGGATATGCTCTTTGTTCATTTCTCACATCCATTAACATCAAAGATTCGCTCCTTTTATCGGCGGAAGAAGGATCATCCAAAACTTCCCAAGACCAAACTCAAAAAAAGAATAGATCCCAAAATCAG TTCTGGGATGAATGGATTCATTTACATTTCTGATAAGACCATTTTCTCACCGGAAAATTTTTCACCTATTGAGGGCATGACATTGATAACAAAGAATAAGACCAT ATTTGTGTACTATAAAATCCCTCCCATCCAAACACACATCTCGAAGATACCATCTGGAGTCATCTTACCTAATAAG TCAATCAGCAAAAAAGATGTTCAACCGGCACCAGTACTGTGGCATGAAAGATCGATGTTTATGAGAAAAAACCTTGAGAG GCCCCTTTCCCACGCAATAGCTGGGCATCGTCTGTCGCAGTTGGCTTGCAGCCTTGTGTCTAATCATTACCGTGAAAGGAAGCAAGCAGTTAATGTCGATGTTCAATGCAAGATGCAGAAGATGCTCGAGCAAAGGACCATCCATGAGAGCAACGGCAACGGTAATGTACTCGGGAAAAGGAAACACCGGGGTGGCAGTAGGAGGAAAAAGAAGGTTCAAGTCATGAGCCAAGAGAGTGGCCAAAACACTAGCAACTTGGGAAAAAGGAAACGTGGAGGCCACGGTCGACATAAGAGAAAGAGGAATTAA